In Amyelois transitella isolate CPQ chromosome 3, ilAmyTran1.1, whole genome shotgun sequence, a single genomic region encodes these proteins:
- the LOC106140106 gene encoding uncharacterized protein LOC106140106 isoform X1: MKVATVIVLACFVAVVASARYEHHPAVDSLAEYAVQEAAQDTPAQENIRPKRSLLLLKKKLILGALGLKAAKAAAVGAIVLKSKPKSVQHEVHLSHGHPIHPTWGLEVHRFGY; this comes from the exons ATGAAGGTTGCGACCGTTATCGTCCTCGCATGCTTCGTGGCCGTAGTAGCGTCGGCGCGGTACGAACACCACCCAGCAGTGGATTCCTTGGCGGAATACGCGGTCCAGGAGGCAGCACAGGACACGCCAGCGCAGGAGAACATCAGGCCGAAAAGAAGTTTATTACTGCTTAAAAAGAAACTGATCCTTG GTGCTTTGGGGCTGAAAGCAGCCAAAGCAGCGGCAGTGGGCGCGATCGTTCTCAAATCCAAACCTAAGTCAGTACAACACGAGGTCCACTTAAGCCATGG CCACCCTATCCACCCGACATGGGGCTTGGAGGTCCACCG
- the LOC106140106 gene encoding uncharacterized protein LOC106140106 isoform X2, with amino-acid sequence MKVATVIVLACFVAVVASARYEHHPAVDSLAEYAVQEAAQDTPAQENIRPKRSLLLLKKKLILGALGLKAAKAAAVGAIVLKSKPKFGY; translated from the exons ATGAAGGTTGCGACCGTTATCGTCCTCGCATGCTTCGTGGCCGTAGTAGCGTCGGCGCGGTACGAACACCACCCAGCAGTGGATTCCTTGGCGGAATACGCGGTCCAGGAGGCAGCACAGGACACGCCAGCGCAGGAGAACATCAGGCCGAAAAGAAGTTTATTACTGCTTAAAAAGAAACTGATCCTTG GTGCTTTGGGGCTGAAAGCAGCCAAAGCAGCGGCAGTGGGCGCGATCGTTCTCAAATCCAAACCTAA